A genome region from Panicum virgatum strain AP13 chromosome 4K, P.virgatum_v5, whole genome shotgun sequence includes the following:
- the LOC120703986 gene encoding plant UBX domain-containing protein 4-like, whose product MAAGDAGRAPTPADAQSLVESFCGITSAAAEEAAFFLESHNWALESAVRSYYDSADGDAGAGEAGAADPAPPQPPPPADRGDEDSEDEDDEDYVGEDDGDDEDDALVSAPAPAEERRRPWKRLKRSHDAPGGSGSGSRAGGRANGRGNVRTLSDLGGGKRGAGSDEDSGEDDEWAPPPEYYTGGEKSGMVVRDQSKRKNNTDEVFKQAKRKGAKQGHFEPRRRSTSRNFTGTGRLLTGETVQRDTPQPPEEIVHNIYFWSNGFTVNDGPLRSFDDPANASFLESIKNSDCPTELEPADGKSKVNVNLVRKEEEFTEPVKRPAPFQGERRTLMAPSDNNTSSAAASSTDTAPRTITVDDSLPSTSLQIRFADGSRLVARFNMSHTISDVRAFIDATRPEASEYTLQAGFPPKPLEDETKTIEEAGLANSVIIQSV is encoded by the exons ATGGCCGCCGGAgacgccggccgcgcgccgacgccggcggacGCGCAGTCGCTGGTGGAGTCCTTCTGCGGCATCacctccgcggccgccgaggaggccgcCTTCTTCCTCGAGAGCCACAACTGGGCGCTCGAATCCGCGGTCCGCTCCTACTACGACTCCGCGgacggcgacgccggcgccggcgaagccGGCGCGGCCGATCCGGCGCCCCCGCAGCCGCCCCCTCCCGCCGACCGGGGCGACGAGGATtcggaggacgaggacgacgaggactacgtcggggaggacgacggcgacgatgaGGACGACGCGCTCGTATCTGCCCCTGCCCcggcggaggagaggaggaggccgtGGAAGAGGCTGAAGAGGAGCCATGACGCGCCGGGTGGGAGCGGTAGCGGCAGTAGGGCGGGTGGGCGTGCGAATGGCCGGGGGAATGTCAGGACGCTCTCCGATCTCGGTGGGGGCAAGCGAGGCGCGGGGTCCGACGAGGACTCCGGAGAGGATGACGAGTGGGCGCCACCACCAGAGTACtacaccggcggcgagaagag TGGAATGGTCGTTAGAGATCAATCAAAACGTAAAAACAATACGGATGAGGTATTCAAGCAAGCTAAAAGGAAGGGGGCAAAGCAAGGCCATTTTGAGCCTCGCCGGAGATCTACTTCAAGGAACTTTACTGGGACTGGCAGACTTCTGACAGGTGAAACTGTACAGCGTGATACACCACAGCCGCCAGAAGAAATTGTTCATAACATCTACTTCTGGAGCAATGGCTTTACAGTAAATGATGGTCCACTTAGAAGTTTTGATGATCCAGCAAATGCATCCTTTTTAGAG AGCATCAAGAATTCTGACTGCCCAACTGAACTTGAGCCGGCTGATGGGAAATCTAAGGTGAATGTGAATCTTGTGCGGAAGGAAGAAGAATTTACT GAGCCAGTCAAGCGTCCTGCTCCATTTCAAGGGGAACGAAGAACTCTCATGGCCCCTTCTGATAATAACACCTCGAGTGCCGCCGCTTCCAGTACAGACACTGCCCCAAGGACAATCACAGTGGACGATTCTTTGCCATCAACCTCCCTCCAAATCAGATTCGCAGATGGCAGCCGCTTGGTTGCACGTTTCAACATGAGCCACACAATTAGCGATGTGCGGGCATTCATTGACGCAACCAGGCCAGAAGCCAGCGAATACACGCTGCAAGCCGGATTCCCCCCTAAGCCGCTTGAGGACGAGACCAAGACCATTGAGGAGGCCGGCTTAGCCAACTCGGTGATCATTCAGTCAGTCTAG
- the LOC120703980 gene encoding nuclear intron maturase 4, mitochondrial-like — protein MPPGRLAAGAISIVASGRGCLLRELCRRPTQRHQRQGVYATLVRRYSAHHLSLDGVEDAAEQAVEPRPSPPPVSLAKSLAFLAEESAEAVQRQRKPLTRMERKRLAELRIKKRVKAQYLNGKFYDLMGKVVASAETLEDAYDIVRLNSNVDLASAKDDVCFVTLAEHLRSGEFDVRANAFSVVAKRRGEGCLVLPRLNLKVVQEAIRVVLEVVYRPQFSKISHGCRSGRGYHSALRFVSDEIGVPDWFFTVPLHKEVDSNVNSKLIYLIQEKIEDIQLVAFMQKMFDAKVINLVFGGYPKGHGLPQEGVLAPILMNIYLDSFDHEVFKICLKHEGLGSEATNVSEDHGSNLRRWFRSQLKEKDENSEDQTGCQTKIKLYACRYMDEIFVAVSGSRDVAEDVKSEIVAYLRKSLYLEVDDRLRLMPVKRNMQGLQFCGVFVRVETKENAKLKAVHKLKEKIGLFASQKQEIWDAMNLRLGKKWLAYGLRRIKESEIKPLGLSTPLLDHIAKFRKEGMKTDHWFKTLLKVWMQDVNAKNELNEDVLVSKYIAEPALAQDLRDAFYNFQKQAKDYISSETAATEALLSNLKRVESISTCTDGGIIKIHASLSYIQKCLYRYGLINLEGFPRHVSALVLQDDELIVSWFAGIIHRWIRWFSEVDNFKELQLMFVESVRKSCIRTLSAKYRMYEKLTEKRFELDDHGIPMVEDFEATIKPLESSYSFASTDEALMYGISSSGLFVLTLSRVRVPTRQFNCFVMGCQSASPSMYLLHVKEKQRFPGWRTGFSSSIHGSLDGRRIGLCTQHVKDLYLGHISLQSVDFGSLVR, from the exons ATGCCCCCAGGACGCCTGGCGGCTGGCGCCATATCCATTGTGGCGTCCGGTCGTGGCTGCCTCCTCCGGGAGCTCTGCAGGCGACCCACGCAGCGGCATCAACGGCAAG GAGTCTACGCCACGCTTGTCCGGCGGTACAGTGCGCATCACCTCTCGCTGGATGGAGTAGAGGACGCAGCGGAGCAAGCCGTCGAACCgcggccttcgccgccgccggtgtctTTGGCAAAGAGCCTGGCCTTTCTCGCGGAGGAGTCAGCCGAGGCCGTCCAGAGGCAGAGGAAGCCGCTCACGCGGATGGAGCGGAAGCGGTTAGCCGAGCTCCGCATCAAGAAGAGGGTCAAAGCGCAGTACCTGAACGGCAAGTTCTACGACCTCATGGGTAAGGTCGTGGCGAGTGCCGAGACACTGGAGGATGCGTACGACATTGTCCGGCTCAATTCGAACGTTGATCTAGCGTCTGCAAAGGACGATGTCTGCTTTGTCACGCTGGCAGAGCATCTGAGGAGTGGTGAGTTTGATGTCAGAGCAAATGCTTTCTCAGTGGTGGCGAAGAGAAGAGGAGAAGGGTGCCTTGTTCTTCCTAGGCTGAACTTGAAAGTGGTTCAGGAAGCGATAAGGGTAGTCCTTGAGGTTGTCTACAGGCCTCAATTCTCAAAGATATCACATGGTTGCCGCAGTGGGCGAGGGTATCACTCAGCCCTCAGGTTTGTATCAGATGAAATCGGGGTTCCAGATTGGTTCTTTACTGTCCCACTGCACAAAGAGGTTGATAGCAATGTAAACTCTAAGCTTATTTATCTGATACAGGAGAAGATCGAGGACATCCAGTTAGTTGCATTCATGCAAAAAATGTTTGATGCCAAGGTTATCAATTTGGTATTTGGTGGATACCCAAAGGGCCATGGGCTGCCCCAAGAAGGAGTACTTGCACCAATCCTGATGAACATATATCTTGACAGTTTTGACCATGAGGTGTTTAAGATTTGCTTGAAACATGAAGGCCTTGGTTCAGAGGCAACAAATGTTTCAGAGGACCATGGGTCAAATTTGCGTCGCTGGTTTCGGAGTCAACTTAAGGAGAAAGATGAAAATAGTGAAGATCAAACAGGTTGTCAGACAAAGATAAAGCTATATGCTTGTAGGTATATGGATGAGATTTTTGTCGCAGTTTCTGGATCCAGAGATGTTGCAGAAGATGTGAAATCTGAAATTGTCGCTTACTTAAGAAAATCACTTTACTTGGAAGTTGATGATAGGTTGCGTCTTATGCCAGTCAAAAGGAATATGCAGGGGTTACAGTTTTGTGGTGTTTTCGTCAGGGTGGAAACAAAGGAGAATGCTAAACTGAAAGCTGTGCATAAGCTTAAGGAGAAGATTGGTTTGTTTGCTTCTCAGAAGCAAGAGATTTGGGATGCTATGAATCTTAGATTAGGAAAGAAGTGGTTGGCATATGGTTTGAGAAGAATAAAAGAGAGTGAGATCAAGCCACTTGGCCTTAGcacccctttgctggatcaTATTGCAAAATTCAGGAAAGAGGGAATGAAGACAGATCACTGGTTCAAAACTTTACTGAAGGTATGGATGCAGGATGTCAATGCCAAAAATGAGCTAAATGAGGATGTTCTCGTATCTAAATATATTGCTGAACCAGCACTTGCGCAAGACCTTAGGGATGCGTTCTACAACTTTCAGAAGCAAGCTAAAGATTACATCTCATCAGAAACTGCTGCTACGGAAGCATTGTTGTCCAATTTAAAGAGGGTGGAATCAATTAGTACGTGCACTGACGGTGGTATCATTAAAATCCATGCTTCTCTTAGCTATATTCAGAAGTGCCTTTATCGATATGGTCTAATTAATCTCGAAGGTTTCCCTAGACATGTTTCGGCCCTTGTCTTGCAAGATGATGAGTTAATAGTAAGTTGGTTTGCAGGAATAATTCATCGTTGGATAAGATGGTTTTCTGAGGTTGACAATTTTAAAGAACTTCAGCTTATGTTTGTTGAAAGTGTCAGAAAATCCTGCATCAGGACACTATCTGCAAAGTATCGGATGTATGAAAAATTGACAGAAAAGCGGTTTGAACTTGATGATCATGGCATCCCAATGGTCGAGGATTTTGAGGCAACAATTAAACCTCTAGAATCTAGTTACTCTTTTGCTTCCACTGATGAAGCTTTGATGTATGGCATTTCTAGTAGTGGTTTATTTGTGTTAACACTGTCAAGAGTTAGAGTCCCTACTCGACAATTCAACTGCTTTGTCATGGGCTGCCAATCTGCATCACCAAGTATGTATTTGCTTCACGTGAAGGAGAAACAACGTTTTCCTGGATGGAGGACAGGTTTCTCGTCATCGATTCATGGGAGTTTGGATGGTAGACGAATTGGATTGTGCACCCAGCATGTTAAAGATCTATATTTGGGACACATCTCTCTTCAATCAGTTGATTTTGGTTCCCTGGTTAGATGA
- the LOC120703983 gene encoding nudix hydrolase 2-like, translating into MAAHSLRLWLSLPTTRPRAPLALRRLPLLPRRLQAVPGLAAAPVRAHRGLSSSSSSRPRPLRLAGCPPRAALHGTGGARGGRLGELSRRAMSGSTSSTVAAELAVAERNVEQLPFVNDKHGGVIIEMVTPMDPGVFSASLKAALAKWREQGIRGVWIKLPITLSNLITPAVEEGFWYHHAEETYLMLAYWLPNTTHTLPVNATHRVGVGAFIMNDKREVLAVQEKSGVLRGLGVWKFPTGVVEPGEDINAGAVREVKEETGIDAEFVEVLAFRQSHKAFFDKSDLFFVCLLRPLSYEITKQDSEIEACQWVPVEEFAAQPFVQKHEFVKYILKVGLAKVDKEYAGFLPISVKSAFTDKLSSFYMNRRDLDRASGSSSQ; encoded by the exons ATGGCCGCCCACTCGCTCCGGCTCTGGCTCTCCCTCCCCACcacgcgcccgcgcgcgcccctcGCACTCCGCCGCCtgcccctcctcccgcgccgcctccaggCGGTGccaggcctcgccgccgccccggtccGGGCCCACCGAGGcctctcctcatcctcctcctcccggccgcggcccctccgcctcgccggctgcccgccccgcgccgcgctccaCGGCACCGGAG GTGCAAGGGGAGGACGGCTAGGCGAGCTCAGCCGCAGAGCCATGTCAGGTTCGACGAGTTCAACAGTGGCCGCGGAGCTGGCTGTGGCTGAGAGGAATGTCGAGCAATTGCCTTTTGTGAATGACAAGCACGGAGGTGTTATTATTGAGATGGTGACGCCGATGGATCCTGGAGTGTTTTCGGCTTCACTGAAAGCAGCATTGGCAAAATGGAGGGAGCAG GGAATAAGAGGTGTCTGGATCAAATTGCCTATTACCCTTTCCAACCTTATTACACCAGCTGTGGAG GAAGGTTTCTGGTACCATCATGCAGAGGAAACATACTTGATGCTTGCGTACTGGCTTCCAAATACAACACATACGCTACCAGTAAATGCAACCCACCGTGTGGGTGTTGGAGCTTTTATAATGAATGACAAAAGAGAG GTCTTGGCTGTACAAGAAAAGAGTGGTGTACTTCGAGGCCTTGGTGTATGGAAATTTCCGACTGGCGTAGTTGAACCA GGGGAAGATATAAATGCTGGTGCTGTAAGAGAAGTAAAAGAAGAGACAGGG ATTGATGCAGAATTTGTTGAAGTGCTTGCCTTCAG GCAGAGCCACAAAGCCTTTTTTGATAAATCGGATCTATTTTTTGTATGCCTGCTACGACCACTTTCATATGAGATTACTAAGCAAGACTCAGAAATAGAGGCATGCCAG TGGGTGCCCGTGGAGGAATTTGCAGCGCAGCCATTTGTCCAGAAACACGAATTCGTGAAGTACATCCTCAAAGTCGGTTTAGCTAAAGTGGACAAGGAATATGCCGGGTTTTTGCCGATCTCCGTAAAATCGGCATTCACAGATAAACTGTCCTCCTTTTACATGAACCGGAGGGACCTCGACAGGGCTTCAGGATCAAGCAGTCAGTAA
- the LOC120703987 gene encoding uncharacterized protein LOC120703987, with amino-acid sequence MGRRPSASAAAAAAEPLLPRALKRGVPIERCASRADDELRWFRTCLRWACMDHSGPAQAALSWLLFLSLGVLAPAAAHFLLVLRASRRPFSAVVQLSLSAAAAAGFLCLSASFRRVGLRRLLYLDRLRTKSDRVRASYTARLAFSFRLLAALVAPCFAAEAAYKAWWYATSAAGAPFFGGDVLGDVLACSVEMASWMYRSAVYLLTCVLFRLICHLQGLRLEDFAGTLLEEVEEGRAGIDRVLREHLDIRKQLKVISHRFRRFIVAALLIATASQFASVLLTTRRDSVDDLLNTSELALCSVVLMSGLIIILSSAAKITHQAQALTGHTTKWHACCTIAPAPDEEGEPGSNHNSMIEQEPSSDSDTESSEETGDEDLLENTKIHLPQAHVISFQKRQALVTYLENNRAGITVFGFTLDRSYLHTIFMLEWTLFLWLLGKTIGIS; translated from the exons ATGGGGCGCCGGCCGAGCgcctcggccgcggcggcggcggcggagccacTGCTGCCGCGGGCGCTGAAGCGCGGGGTCCCGATCGAGCGCTGCGCGTCGCGGGCCGACGACGAGCTCCGGTGGTTCCGCACCTGCCTGCGCTGGGCGTGCATGGACCACTCGGGCCCCGCGCAGGCGGCGCTCTCCtggctcctcttcctctccctcggcgtcctcgcccccgccgccgcgcacttcctcctcgtcctccgcgcctcgcgccgcccctTCTCCGCCGTCGTCCAGCTctcgctctccgccgccgccgccgcgggcttcCTCTGCCTCTCCGCCTCCTTCCGCCGCgtcggcctccgccgcctgctCTACCTCGACAGGCTCCGCACCAAGAGCGACCGCGTCCGGGCCAGCTACACCGCGCGCCTCGCCTTCTCcttccgcctcctcgccgcgctcgtcgCGCCCTGcttcgccgccgaggccgcctaCAAGGCCTGGTGGtacgccacctccgccgccggcgcccccttcTTCGGCGGCGACGTGCTCGGGGACGTCCTCGCCTGCTCCGTCGAGATGGCCTCCTGGATGTACCGCAGCGCCGTCTACCTCCTCACCTGCGTCCTCTTCCGCCTCATCTGCCACCTCCAGGGCCTCCGGCTCGAGGACTTCGCCGGGACGCTGCTCGAGGAGGTCGAGGAGGGACGGGCCGGGATCGACCGCGTCCTGCGGGAGCACCTCGACATCCGCAAGCAGCTCAAGGTCATCAGCCACCGCTTCCGCAGGTTCATCGTCGCCGCACTGCTCATCGCCACCGCCAGCCAGTTCGCATCCGTGCTCCTCACCACGCGCCGCGACTCCGTCGACGACCTCCTCAACaccagcgagctcgcg CTATGTTCGGTCGTGCTCATGTCCGGGCTCATCATAATCCTGAGCAGCGCCGCGAAGATCACCCACCAGGCGCAGGCGCTGACGGGCCACACCACCAAGTGGCACGCCTGCTGCACCATCGCGCCCGCCCCGGACGAGGAAGGGGAGCCCGGGTCCAACCACAACTCCATGATCGAGCAGGAGCCCTCGAGCGACAGCGACACCGAGTCCAGCGAGGAGACCGGCGACGAGGACCTGCTGGAGAACACCAAGATCCACCTGCCGCAGGCGCACGTCATCTCCTTCCAGAAGCGGCAGGCGCTAG TGACGTACCTGGAGAACAACAGGGCCGGGATCACGGTGTTCGGGTTCACGCTGGACCGGTCGTACCTGCACACCATCTTCATGCTCGAGTGGACGCTGTTCCTGTGGCTGCTCGGCAAGACGATCGGCATCTCGTGA
- the LOC120703985 gene encoding protein STRUBBELIG-RECEPTOR FAMILY 8-like codes for MAAPGAASAGVLFVLALLAAAARADTDAGDVAALGILYSSWNSPAQLAGWSAAGGDPCGAAWTGVSCSGTAVTSLKLSGMELNGTLGYELSSLQALKTMDLSDNFLHDAIPYQLPSNLTYLNLAKNNLSGNLPYSISTLVSLEYLNLSHNSLFQEIGELFGSLNSLSELDISFNNLTGNLPISMGSLSKVSSLYMQNNQLSGTVDVLSNLSLATLNIANNNFSGMIPQEFSSIPNLIVGGNSFVNMPASPLPALTPPKNPRDQPNHPQGPVSAPTVLDTPIDQDDKKLQTGPLVGIAVGSIAVASCVLFTLVFCLYKARKRNDDGSSEPKDIVGSLAVNIDRASNREIPIPNNSHENVVVATSDLQKMTPERVYGANGSTAKKAKVPVTATSYTVAALQVATNSFCQDSLLGEGSLGRVYKADFPNGKVLAVKKIDSASLSLYEEENFLEAISNISRLRHPNVVPLTGYCIEHGQRLLVYEYIGNGTLHDILHFSDGMSKKLTWNTRVRIALGAARALEYLHEVCVPPVVHRSFKSSNILLDEEYSPHLSDCGLAALSPNPEREVSAEMVGSFGYSAPEFAMSGTYTTKSDVYSFGVVMLELLTGRKPLDSSRERSEQSLVRWATPQLHDIDLLARMVDPAMDGLYPAKSLSRFADIIAICVQSEPEFRPPMSEVVQQLVRLMQRASIIRRQSDDLGYSYRVPDREGGAGDAF; via the exons ATggcggcgccgggcgccgcTTCGGCCGGCGTCCTCTTCGTCCTCGCGCttctggcggcggccgcgcgagcCGAcaccgacgccggcgacg TCGCGGCCCTGGGGATCCTCTACAGCTCCTGGAACAGCCCGGCGCAGCTCGCCGGCTggtccgccgccggcggcgacccctGCGGCGCCGCGTGGACGGGCGTCTCCTGCTCCGGCACCGCCGTCACCTCACT CAAGCTTTCTGGTATGGAGCTGAATGGTACTCTTGGTTACGAACTGTCCAGTCTACAGGCATTGAAAACAAT GGATTTAAGTGACAACTTCTTGCATGATGCAATTCCTTACCAGTTGCCATCAAACCTTACCTATCT GAATTTGGCGAAAAATAACTTGTCTGGTAATCTCCCGTACTCCATATCCACCTTGGTTTCACTTGAATACCT CAATCTCAGCCACAACTCGTTATTTCAGGAAATTGGCGAACTATTTGGAAGCCTCAATTCACTTTCAGAACT AGACATATCTTTCAACAACCTGACGGGCAATCTTCCAATTTCAATGGGATCTCTGTCAAAAGTTTCTAGCCT TTACATGCAAAATAATCAACTATCAGGCACAGTTGATGTCCTCAGCAACCTAAGCCTTGCGACACT AAATATTGCAAACAACAATTTCAGCGGCATGATACCACAAGAATTCAGCTCAATTCCAAATTTGAT AGTTGGAGGAAACTCATTTGTCAATATGCCTGCCTCCCCGCTGCCAGCTCTCACACCACCAAAGAATCCACGGGATCAGCCAAACCATCCTCAAGGACCTGTTAGTGCTCCAACTGTCCTTGACACTCCTATTGATCAAGATGACAAGAAGCTGCAAACAGGTCCTCTTGTAGGGATAGCTGTTGGCTCAATAGCTGTTGCCTCCTGCGTACTTTTCACGTTGGTATTCTGCCTTTACAAGGCCCGGAAAAGAAATGACGATGGGAGTAGTGAACCAAAAGATATTGTAGGTTCTCTTGCAGTAAATATAGATAGAG CATCTAATAGGGAAATCCCGATCCCGAACAACAGCCATGAAAATGTTGTGGTAGCAACTTCAGATCTCCAAAAAATGACTCCTGAGAGAGTTTATGGTGCAAATGGTTCTACTGCAAAAAAGGCAAAGGTTCCTGTGACGGCAACTTCATATACGGTTGCTGCTCTCCAAGTCGCTACGAATAGCTTCTGTCAAGACTCCCTCCTAGGCGAGGGCTCGCTTGGTCGTGTTTACAAGGCCGATTTTCCCAACGGGAAG GTACTTGCTGTCAAGAAGATAGACAGTGCCTCACTGTCTCTGTATGAAGAAGAAAATTTCCTCGAGGCCATCTCCAACATTTCACGGCTCAGGCATCCAAACGTCGTGCCTCTCACAGGCTACTGCATTGAACACGGGCAAAGGCTCCTTGTGTACGAGTACATTGGAAATGGCACGCTTCATGACATACTGCACTTCTCTGACGGCATGAGCAAGAAACTCACATGGAACACCCGCGTGAGGATAGCACTGGGCGCCGCCCGCGCTCTAGA GTACCTGCACGAGGTGTGCGTGCCCCCTGTCGTGCACAGGAGCTTCAAATCGTCTAACATCCTGCTCGATGAGGAGTACAGCCCGCACCTGTCTGACTGCGGGCTTGCTGCTCTCTCACCAAATCCTGAGAGGGAG GTTTCAGCTGAGATGGTTGGCTCGTTCGGGTACAGCGCCCCCGAGTTCGCCATGTCAGGAACGTACACCACCAAGAgcgacgtgtacagcttcggAGTGGTGATGCTGGAGCTGCTGACCGGCCGCAAGCCGCTGGATAG CTCCAGGGAGAGGTCCGAGCAGTCCCTTGTCCGGTGGGCGACCCCGCAGCTCCACGACATCGACCTGCTCGCCAGGATGGTGGATCCGGCCATGGACGGGCTCTACCCTGCGAAATCGCTCTCCCGCTTCGCCGACATCATCGCGATCTGCGTCCAG TCGGAGCCGGAGTTCCGGCCGCCCATGTCCGAGGTGGTGCAGCAACTGGTGCGGCTGATGCAGCGGGCCAGCATCATTCGGCGGCAATCCGACGATCTCGGGTACTCGTACAGGGTGCCCGATCGCGAGGGGGGCGCAGGCGACGCCTTCTGA